In one window of Cryptococcus neoformans var. neoformans B-3501A chromosome 11, whole genome shotgun sequence DNA:
- a CDS encoding hypothetical protein (Match to ESTs gb|CF190057.1|CF190057, gb|CF186827.1|CF186827, gb|CF194027.1|CF194027; HMMPfam hit to COX4, Cytochrome c oxidase subunit IV, score: 134.9, E(): 1.8e-37), with protein sequence MSILKLRSALAPLSARRFATAAPSVSVTSTRSNASAPLLGNIEASWKTLPAEEQYEVYQQLEQLQKKNWKELTIDEKKAAYFVAFGPHGPRTPANEPGHSLKVFVGVAALVGTAYAVFELARSQAAPPPRTMTTEYQEQMNEYMRSQNMNPISGVSSEGYKGKGMVQ encoded by the exons ATGTCCATCCTCAAGCTCCGATCCGCCCTCGCCCCCCTCTCGGCCAGGCGATTCGCTACCGCCGCCCCCTCCGTCTCCGTCACTTCCACCCGCTCAAATGCCTCCGCTCCCCTTCTCGGTAACATTGAGGCCAGCTGGAAGACCCTCCCCGCCGAGGAGCAATACGAGGTTTACCAGCAGCTCGAGCAGctccagaagaagaactggaaGGAACTCACAAtagatgagaagaaggctg CCTACTTTGTCGCTTTCGGCCCCCACGGTCCTCGCACCCCCGCCAACGAGCCTGGACACTCTCTTAAGGTCTTTGTCGGTGTCGCTGCCCTTGTCGGCACTGCTTATGCTGTCTTCGAGTTGGCTCGCTCACAAG ccgctcctcctcctaGGACCATGACTACCGAGTACCAGGAGCAGATGAACGAATACATGAGGTCTCAGAACATGAACCCTATC TCCGGTGTCTCCTCCGAGGGCTACAAAGGCAAGGGTATGGTTCAGTAG
- a CDS encoding 40S ribosomal protein S5 (Match to ESTs gb|CF189906.1|CF189906, gb|CF190174.1|CF190174, gb|CF189606.1|CF189606; HMMPfam hit to Ribosomal_S7, Ribosomal protein S7p/S5e, score: 216.4, E(): 5.4e-62) — protein MAAIQALPTEVQKIANEGTVKLFGKWESEGVEVKDISLQDYINVNHAVYVPHTAGRYAKKQFAKGRMPIVERLVNALMMNGRNNGKKIMAVRIVQHAFEIIHLVTEQNPIQVLVDAIINTGPREDSTRIGSQGTVRRQAVDVSPLRRVNQAISLLTIGTRESAFHNSKSVSECLADELVNAAKGSSNSYAIKKKDELERVAKSNR, from the exons ATGGCCGCTATCCAGGCTCTTCCTACTGAGGTGCAGAAGATTGCGAACGAGGGAACTGTCAAGCTTTTTGGCAAGTGGGAGTCTGAGGG TGTCGAGGTTAAGGACATCTCTCTCCAGGACTACATCAACGTTAACCACGCTGTCTACGTCC CCCACACTGCTGGCCGATACGCCAAGAAGCAGTTCGCCAAGGGCCGTATGCCCATTGTCGAGCGACTCGTCAACGC TCTCATGATGAACGGCCGAAACAACGGTAAGAAGATCATGGCCGTCCGAATCGTCCAACACGCTTTCGAGATCATCCACCTCGTCACCGAGCAGAACCCCATCCAGGTCCTCG TTGACGCTATCATCAACACTGGTCCCCGAGAAGACTCTACCCGAATTGGTTCTCAGGGTACCGTCCGTCGACAGGCTGTCGACGTTTCTCCTTTGAGGCGAGTCAACCAGGCTATCTCTCTCTTGACCATTGGT ACCCGAGAGTCCGCCTTCCACAACTCCAAGTCCGTCTCCGAGTGTCTCGCCGACGAGCTTGTCAACGCCGCCAAGGgctcttccaactcttaCGCCAttaagaagaaggacgagctTGAGCGTGTCGCCAAGTCTAACCGATAA